In the Bombiscardovia apis genome, AGTGCGGCGTCCACTCCCAAGTCTTGCGCATCGACGACTGCCTTGTGCAAACCAGTAATCACGGTGGCAAAAGAAATCCCCCGGCTCGTATGGGCCTGGGGGTCGAAGAACATCTCTACATGTCGTACCGTATTTGCTGCGGCTTTTTGCAGGTAGGCGTATGCCAAATCATAAAAGTCCTGCTCGGTTTGCAAGACTTCCATAGCTGGGTAGTACACGCTTAAGAATGATGGCAAATCGTGGAAATTGTACGTCTTGCGGACTTCTTCCACGGTAGTTTGACCTATATCAATATGATTGCGCTGGGCCAATTTCAGCTTCAAATCGGGCTCAAGCGTTCCCTCAACATGCAGGTGAAGCTCAGCCTTCGGTAGTTGGTCGATAAATGCCCTAATTTCACAAGCCGTCATGACGATACCCCTAAAAGTTGGATGAACAGAAACGGCAACTTTAGATTATCAAACTTACGAATCGCTTATGTTAACTTCGTAATATAAGCTCTACAAGCTGCCGTTTCATTAGTAAAACCGAGAGTACGCGGCATATAGCAATATTAACGGGCGTTTTCAAGCCTTTTAGAGTCCGTGTATATGTGCCCATTTTCTATAGTGAAGACAGAGTCTGCTACTTGCATTATTTCATCGTCGTGATGGGAAGCAATCACAATAGTGGTTCCTTGCTCCTTCTGGTGTTCCATTTCACCGAGAAATGTCTCAACCGAAGCCTTGTCTAAGCCGTTAGTCGGCTCGTCGAGCAAAACCAGCTTTTGCTTCTCCATTAAAGCCTGAACAATAGCTAACTTCTGCCTCATTCCAAGCGAATATGACTTCACTTTTTCATCGCGATGCTCATACAAACCAAACTGGCTCATGAGGCGCAGGGTTTCTTTTGGATCCCAGCCGTTGTCAAGCCCTGCAAGATATTCCAAATTCCACATAGCACTCTGGTTGCCAATAAACCCCGGTGTTTCAATGATAATACCGGTCTTAGTTGGCAATCCCTTGTTAAACTCTACCGGTTTATCATTCACAACTATCGTGCCACTATCTGGACGGATAAAACCGCATAAAGCTCTCAAAAGCATCGTTTTACCTGACCCGTTAGGCCCTACAAGTCCGTAGACTTTCCCCTGCTCACAGGAAAGGTTTACTTCTTCTAAAACTTTCTTGGACTTTATAGACTTACTAAGATTTTCTACGCTGACAAACATGATGGCCTCCTACAGTATTTCTGATCGTTTATAGAACTGGTAATTGATAATGAGTATGAGCACTGTGCTAATAGCTAGGATTGGAATCCAATTGGGCAAATGCGCCAAACTGTGTCCAAGCAACAAGTGTTGAACATCTGATAGTCCGCTGTATGCATACGCCAAGACTGTACTGACAAGAAAACCGACAATACGATTGCCTGCGCTCGCTATAGCATCTGCGACGAGCAGTAGCACTATAAGCATCCACAAACCACAAACAAAATCTGCCAGACTTCCCAGGGAACGAGTTTGCGGCATGAGACCCCACATAATAAACAGTTGAGGAACTGAATACAGCAAAGCATAAAGGAGCACTAGCCCTATGTATCTGATATATCGCTCCGCTCCCCGACGCCGTCTTATATAGACCAGCCAGTTGTCTTCCAGCAGGTAAGACTGCGGCTGGCCTAAACTCAGCAACAAACCAAACTCTAAAAAGGAAAAGACTGTGAAATCGAAAGTTGATAGAAGATCGGTTTCAGACACAGATTTCGGAAACATACCAATAAAAGTGGCCGTGTCAGGAGAGCGCGATAGATAAGAGAAAAAAACCACCAAATATATTACTAGTAGGCCAAGGCGTGAGAGTACTCTTTCTCTGAGGGTGTCGGAATAACTAGTTTGTTTGTCCATACTAGCTCCCTAAGTAATCGCGGTTATCGTAAGCCCAACCGCACACAAAAGTAAGCAAGATGCAGAAGGAAGCAAAGGGTATCAGTTTGTTGATTGCAAGACTGGAGAATGTAGGTTCCACGGGTATTAAAAAGTAAAATATAAGACTAGTGAAGTCAGGTGCCCAACCGTTTAAAACCCAGTTTGCCGAGATTAAAGCCACCATAAGGACCGGCATCGTTTTACCCCAAGACAAGCCGAAGCTGATAAGCATATATTGGAAAAGACCTATAGCAATAAGTTGGGTGCAAGAACTTATAAACATGAGTAGCAAGATACCCGGTAATTGCTCTTTTGCCTGTGACCAATCCCGATGACCAAAACCGAATTCTATAGCTATCCATGTAACCAAGCTCAGCACTGTAACTGCCAGCGCGCATAAGAATAACCACCAAATATTCGATTGGAATTCTTTTTGAGTAGAAGAGCGAGCCCGCTCAAAAGGACCATAGCTACTAAACCCGAAGTACAGAATGACAAGAAAAAGAGGAACGCAAGTAATTGCGAAACCGCGCTGATTTAAAAATTTCTCGATAGAATCCTGAGCGGTCAACAGGAATGGTGAAGTAAACCCGACTCCCTCGATTACAATTCCAAGCACGGCAAAAGTAAAGATTATTACCCGCGCTGACTGAGAAGTTTTTACCAAGCGTAATTTAGTTTCAGAGAACATCTTGCGCCTGCTTTCGCGAATAGAGCACAGCAGTTATACCAGCTAAAACAGGCAAAGTGAGCGCTGCGCCCAATTCGTTAGGGCCTCTGTCAGTGAACGCTACCCCATATTTAAGAAAGTTGATATGGCTTAGCCCGTACAAACTAATCTGTGTGCTATTACTGACGATAATATGCAAAGCAAGAACAAGTACGAATGGCGCAATGACTTCTATGTAGCGCTTCTTGGTGAAGAAAGAAACCGCAACTGCAATATCAGCAAATAGACCGGAGAGTATAAAAACATACACAAAAGTGACTAGCATCAACGCAATCTGGTTCTGCTGGTAGAAGCCATACACCCATGATTCTTTGTCTATAAGAGGGTAATTGTATTCGTTTAAAGTACCATCCACAAACCACATGTGGGGCCGATGAATGATAGCAATGACGCCGCTGCACACCAGAGGAAACAACCCAGCAGTTCCGCCCAAAATGAACCCGGAGAGCAACGACTGTTGCAATGCCTCTTTATTATTCACACGAGTACTCAGCAAGGACATACGGCCACTGAGTTTTTCGTCAGCATAAACGCTTCCACCAAAGAAAGCAGCTAACAATGGCAGAACAAATAAGTACAGGTGAGATCCGCGTCCAAAATAACTGAACAACAACATGTAATTAAAAAAATTCGGATTAGGCTGGGGCAGATTCCAACCCATAAAAAAAGCGGTTTTATATTGAATACCAAGAAGAATAATCGTTGTTATAATAACTACTAACCATTTCCAACTGGTAATACCCATCAACAGTTGCCGTTTAGTAAGTTTCATAATAATTCCCAACGGTAAGTACAAACGATGCCGTAAAGGTGAGTACACTCCCCGTCAAGCGTCCACCAGCTATCCAGCCTTTTCAGCAACCATAGCATAGTTCTTTCAGGGGGCATGCAGCTACGTCTCCTTCGATTACTTAACTTATTGCTGAGCAGAGCGGGAAAATAATAATGAGAGAGGCATATCGATATCCGGCCGTGAGAATATCGATACCTTACAGAATATGAGTTTTCAGTGTTTTCGCACCGCAGAAAGCATATTACAAAAAATCTAAACTGACATATACGACAGATATGTCTACTGTCGAAATTGGGACCATTAATATAAAATGTGTGTTCGGTCGTCCCTACTTAGCGCACGAAGAACATCGGAGTCTTCATGTTTACAAGCAGAAACAAAAAGTTCGCTGGAGTGGTACTCGCCTTAGTAACCAGTCTTGGTTTCGCAGCACCAGCTATGGCAAATAATCACGCCGACACTAGTTGGTCCTTCACTCTTACTCCTTGGAACAACCTCGGTAAAACAGGAGCACGCAGCAAAACGGATACTTCTTCCGTATATGCCCGTGTCAATTGGCGTAGTAATACTGGTCCGGTTTGGGCATGGGCTGAAGCTGGCAATAGCGCCAATGTCGGCACAGCTGTAGTACCGATTTGGAGTGGTCAATCCGTGAAGATAAGTCAGTATATCTACGAGTGGGGCTATCGATCAGCACGACTCTGTATATCAGATGCGAATGGGGATAGCGCTACGGTTCGAGTTACTGGTGTCTGGAGTCCAGATTCCGTATGAGTTAACGCTCTCATAGGATAAAATAGTTTGACCTCTAGCAGAGGTATTTTGCTAGAGGTCAAACTATTTTATCTTGAGTTACTTGGACTTGCCCTTGTTTTTCTCTCGGATGTGGACTGAGAGTTGGATTGGGGTGCCTTGGAAGCCGAACTCTTCGCGCAGGCGTCGCTCTAGGAAGCGGCGGTAGGAGGCTTCCAGGAAGCCTGTCGCGAAGATGACGAAGCGCGGCGGGCGGGTTGATGCCTGCGTGGCGAACAGAATACGAGGCTGCTTGCCACCGCGCAGAGGATGTGGGTGGGCGGCCTGAACTGTGCCGAGGAAGGCGTTGAGCTTGCCCGTGGGGATGCGCTGATCCCAAGATTCTAGGGCCGTATGCATGGCTTGAGACAGACGGTTGGTATGCCAGCCGGTCTTGGCAGAGAGATTGACTCGCTCGGCCCAAGTGACCCGGTCGAACTCAGTCTGCCAGAGGCGCTCTAAGCGTTGGCGGCCAAAGTCGTCAAGCAAATCCCACTTATTGAAGACCAACACTACGGCTCTACCTGCATCGACTGCCTGGCTCATGACCTTCAAATCTTGGTCGGCGATAGGCTGCGAAACATCGAAGAGCACCAAGGCCAGCTCGGAGCGCTCGATAGCCGCCTGAGTGCGCAGGCTGGAATAGTATTCAGCACCAGAAATTTTGTGCAAGCGGCGCTTAATACCAGCCGTATCAATAAAGAGCCAGTCCTCATCGCCGATCTCGATAATCTCGTCGATAGGGTCTCGGGTAGTGCCGGCCAAGTCGTTGACCACAGCCCTCTCCTGGCCAGCCAGCTGGTTCAGGAGCGAAGACTTACCAACGTTGGGGCGGCCAACGAGAGCCACGCGCGGAAGACCTGAAGGAGTCAAGAAACCAGAGGTTTTCTCGGCCTTCTTCAGCTGGTCGACGGCAGCATCGAGCAGGTCGCCAACACCGCGGCCGTGCATAGCCGAAATCGGGTAAGGCTCACCCATACCCAGCTTCCAGAACTCTGCTGCTGTGTAGTCAGCATTCCTAGAATCGAGCTTGTTGACGGCCAGCACTACAGGCTTTCCTGCCTGACGGAGCATGGTTACCAAGCGAGTGTCCATGTCGGTGAGGCCAACTTGGCCGTCGACGACGAACATGACTGCATCGGCAAGCGTAACAGCTAACTGGGCCTGGTCAGCAATCGCCGAGCCAATGCCTTGAGCGTCAGCCTCCCAACCGCCAGTATCCACAATCTTGAAATCGGTACCAGACCACTCAGCATCGTAGGAGACACGATCGCGAGTCACACCCGGCGTATCTTCCACAACTGCGGCCCTGCGGCCTAGAATGCGGTTCACCAGCGTAGATTTGCCAACATTAGGCCGACCGACTACTGCCAAAACGCCCACTGACTTAGGGCTCAGGGGCTCATTGCTGTGCTGGCCCTCAGCTTCAATCAGTGCGCGATCGTCTTCGTCGAGCTCATAGTCGTCTAAGTACTGCGAATAGTTTTCGTCGTCTACATCAACGAGAGCTTGCTCTACGATGCCAACCAAAGTTTGCAAGGTCTGGTCAAAAGTCATATCAGAATTATCGACTTCGATGACGCCCTCGGCAGGCTCGGTGAAAGAAGTAACCTTCGAATCCACTCGGTCTCGTGCTGCAACATCGTCTTTGCCAGCTGCCGAAGTCTTGCTAGCATCTTGCCCCGAGCGGCGGGCAGCGCGGACCTCTTCACGAGCAGTAAGCAGAATGCGAACTTCTGCGTCGGGAGCTACAACAGTAGTTATATCTCGACCTTCGGCCACTACTCCCCTGCCATCAGACTGAGAATCGGGGTCAGCCTCGGCGGCAATGTAAGCCCGCTGAGCAGCAATAAGTACGTGGCGCACGCCCTGAATGCTAGACACAACAGACACGTGGGAAGAAACCTCAGCAGAGCGTATCTCCTCAACGACGTCTCGGCCGTCTAACTGAATCCAGAAGTCATCGGGATTCACGCTAATCTCGAAATGGCCCTCAGTAAAGAGTGCTCCCACTGCTTCAACAACGCTTTGCTCGTCTAAGTCGGTAGCATCTAAGTCAATGCCCTGCTCCATGCACCACAAAGCACTCGTGCGATACATGGCGCCCGTATCGAGATAGGCTAAGTCGAAGTGACGCGCTAAAGCCTTGGAAGTTGAGGACTTGCCTACTCCAGCTGGCCCGTCAATAGCTACGGTAATCACAGGCCTACCTCCTTATCGAGGGCGGTAATCTCGGCCTTAGACAGAATGCGGTAGGATCCGGGCTTCACATCACCCAAGTGAATCGGGCCGATTTGAGTACGGACCAAGCGCACTACCGGGAAACCAATAGCTTCAAAGACGCGGCGGACGATACGGTTCTTGCCCGAATGGATTACGACTTTTACCATGGTGTGATCGCGCGAGCGGTCGATAATGGCGCAGTGGTCCAAGCGAATAGGACCGTCGTTGAGCATCACGCCCTGGGTAACCAAGCGCCGGCAGACGTTGCCACCAAGCTTGCCCTGCACGGTGGCCATATAGGTTTTTTCAACCTCATACTTGGGGTGCATCACATGCTGGGCCAGCTCGCCGTCGTCGGTCATCAAAATGAGGCCTTCGGAATCGTAGTCCAAACGCCCCATGTGGAAGACACGCTCATAGCGGTCTCCGATGATGTCTCGCAGGGTGTAGCGCCCCTTGGGATCGTCCATAGCAGAGAGCACCTTGCGTGGCTTATTGAGCGCCATCGTAACGTGCTTACCGCTGATGTGTATACGCGAGCCGTCGACGCGAATCTGCTGCTTGTCGGGGTTGACCCGGCTGCCCAATTCGGTAACGAGTACACCGTCGACTTCTACTCGCCCATCGGTAATTATTTCTTCGCATTTGCGCCGGGACCCAAAGCCCGCTTGCGCTAATACTTTTTGAAGACGAATGCCTTCTTCGTCTGATTCATACGCTCGTAATGCGTGTGTATATTGGTGTGGCATCGTTCTCCCAACGTGGCCTGTTAAAATGACTTACTGTATAGCAAAGTCATAACATAGCTTACCCTAAGCCGGTGATTTTCAGCTAGGCTGAATCAACATCATGCCGACTGCTTTTGCAGCTCAAGCTGGCAGGCTTAGGCAGACGCCACAAAGGACGGATGATGGAACCAGACACGAGCATACAGTCGCTAGCACTGCTCAAACCAACTACAGTGAGCGCCATACGAGTCGCGGCAGAATGTGTAGGCACCTTCCT is a window encoding:
- a CDS encoding ABC transporter ATP-binding protein — protein: MFVSVENLSKSIKSKKVLEEVNLSCEQGKVYGLVGPNGSGKTMLLRALCGFIRPDSGTIVVNDKPVEFNKGLPTKTGIIIETPGFIGNQSAMWNLEYLAGLDNGWDPKETLRLMSQFGLYEHRDEKVKSYSLGMRQKLAIVQALMEKQKLVLLDEPTNGLDKASVETFLGEMEHQKEQGTTIVIASHHDDEIMQVADSVFTIENGHIYTDSKRLENAR
- the der gene encoding bifunctional cytidylate kinase/GTPase Der, translating into MITVAIDGPAGVGKSSTSKALARHFDLAYLDTGAMYRTSALWCMEQGIDLDATDLDEQSVVEAVGALFTEGHFEISVNPDDFWIQLDGRDVVEEIRSAEVSSHVSVVSSIQGVRHVLIAAQRAYIAAEADPDSQSDGRGVVAEGRDITTVVAPDAEVRILLTAREEVRAARRSGQDASKTSAAGKDDVAARDRVDSKVTSFTEPAEGVIEVDNSDMTFDQTLQTLVGIVEQALVDVDDENYSQYLDDYELDEDDRALIEAEGQHSNEPLSPKSVGVLAVVGRPNVGKSTLVNRILGRRAAVVEDTPGVTRDRVSYDAEWSGTDFKIVDTGGWEADAQGIGSAIADQAQLAVTLADAVMFVVDGQVGLTDMDTRLVTMLRQAGKPVVLAVNKLDSRNADYTAAEFWKLGMGEPYPISAMHGRGVGDLLDAAVDQLKKAEKTSGFLTPSGLPRVALVGRPNVGKSSLLNQLAGQERAVVNDLAGTTRDPIDEIIEIGDEDWLFIDTAGIKRRLHKISGAEYYSSLRTQAAIERSELALVLFDVSQPIADQDLKVMSQAVDAGRAVVLVFNKWDLLDDFGRQRLERLWQTEFDRVTWAERVNLSAKTGWHTNRLSQAMHTALESWDQRIPTGKLNAFLGTVQAAHPHPLRGGKQPRILFATQASTRPPRFVIFATGFLEASYRRFLERRLREEFGFQGTPIQLSVHIREKNKGKSK
- a CDS encoding pseudouridine synthase, with translation MPHQYTHALRAYESDEEGIRLQKVLAQAGFGSRRKCEEIITDGRVEVDGVLVTELGSRVNPDKQQIRVDGSRIHISGKHVTMALNKPRKVLSAMDDPKGRYTLRDIIGDRYERVFHMGRLDYDSEGLILMTDDGELAQHVMHPKYEVEKTYMATVQGKLGGNVCRRLVTQGVMLNDGPIRLDHCAIIDRSRDHTMVKVVIHSGKNRIVRRVFEAIGFPVVRLVRTQIGPIHLGDVKPGSYRILSKAEITALDKEVGL